One part of the Microbacterium aurugineum genome encodes these proteins:
- a CDS encoding LysM peptidoglycan-binding domain-containing protein, protein MSSISVSTATILPASARPHTRLRLTARGRGVLLALASVPLAIGIAFAALSGGSAIASGVDAPAASVETLTVLPGDTLWSIATSVAPNADPRVVIGEISRMNVLRGGELQIGQELAIPAQYMD, encoded by the coding sequence ATGAGCAGCATCAGCGTCAGCACCGCAACGATCCTCCCGGCATCCGCACGCCCCCACACGCGACTGCGGCTGACGGCACGGGGTCGCGGTGTGCTGCTGGCTCTCGCCTCCGTGCCGCTGGCCATCGGAATCGCTTTCGCGGCGCTCAGCGGTGGCAGCGCCATCGCCTCCGGTGTCGATGCTCCCGCCGCGAGTGTCGAGACGCTGACGGTCCTGCCCGGGGACACCCTGTGGTCGATCGCCACCTCGGTCGCGCCGAACGCCGACCCGCGCGTCGTCATCGGAGAGATCAGCCGGATGAACGTGCTCCGTGGTGGCGAGCTCCAGATCGGTCAGGAGCTCGCGATCCCGGCGCAGTACATGGACTGA
- a CDS encoding histidinol-phosphate transaminase, giving the protein MGRVTLSLHDLPLRDDLRGLKPYGAPQAPLPVALNVNENTHPIPEAVASDILDDIAVAIRDVNRYPDREFTTLREAFADYLGHGLTADQIWAGNGSNEVLQHILQAFGGPGRTAFGFAPTYSMYPLIAQGTGARWIAGTREPDYSITPEDAAAQVRAADPDVVILCSPNNPTGTPLGLDVVEAVYDAARGVVIVDEAYQEFAPHDALSALTLLEGRPRLAISRTMSKAFAFAGARVGYLAADPAFIDALRLVRLPYHLSALTQAAAVAALRNADVMLGMVEEIVEQRDRITATLEALGYTPHETWSNFVLFGGVADPRATWQQLYDRGVLVRDVGIPGHLRVSAGTESETTAFLDALASIGSAS; this is encoded by the coding sequence ATGGGAAGGGTGACGCTCTCCCTCCACGATCTGCCGCTCCGTGACGACCTTCGCGGGCTGAAGCCGTACGGTGCCCCGCAGGCCCCTCTCCCGGTCGCTCTCAATGTCAACGAGAACACTCATCCGATCCCGGAGGCGGTCGCGAGTGACATCCTCGACGACATCGCGGTGGCGATCCGCGACGTGAACCGGTATCCGGACCGGGAGTTCACGACGCTTCGCGAGGCGTTCGCGGATTACCTCGGTCATGGGCTCACCGCCGACCAGATCTGGGCGGGCAACGGATCCAACGAGGTGCTGCAGCACATCCTGCAGGCGTTTGGAGGACCCGGGCGCACCGCCTTCGGGTTCGCGCCCACGTACTCGATGTATCCGCTCATCGCGCAGGGAACGGGGGCACGGTGGATTGCCGGCACCCGGGAGCCCGACTACTCGATCACGCCCGAGGATGCGGCCGCGCAGGTACGCGCCGCTGACCCCGATGTGGTCATCCTCTGCTCGCCGAACAATCCGACCGGGACGCCTCTCGGTCTCGATGTCGTCGAAGCCGTCTACGATGCTGCGCGCGGCGTCGTCATCGTCGACGAGGCGTACCAGGAGTTCGCTCCGCACGACGCGCTCTCCGCGCTCACGCTCCTCGAAGGGCGGCCTCGGCTCGCGATCTCCCGCACCATGAGCAAGGCATTCGCGTTCGCGGGCGCGCGGGTGGGCTATCTCGCGGCCGATCCTGCTTTCATCGACGCCCTCCGCCTGGTCCGACTGCCGTATCACCTCAGCGCGCTCACACAGGCCGCCGCCGTCGCTGCGCTGCGCAACGCCGATGTGATGCTCGGCATGGTCGAGGAGATCGTCGAGCAGCGCGACAGGATCACCGCGACCCTGGAGGCCCTCGGCTACACGCCGCACGAGACGTGGTCGAACTTCGTCCTGTTCGGAGGAGTCGCCGACCCGCGCGCGACCTGGCAGCAGCTGTACGACCGTGGTGTGCTGGTGCGTGACGTCGGCATCCCCGGGCACCTCCGGGTGAGCGCAGGAACCGAGTCCGAGACCACGGCATTCCTCGACGCCTTGGCCTCGATAGGATCGGCATCATGA
- the hisB gene encoding imidazoleglycerol-phosphate dehydratase HisB, protein MSSPALTPRTASRVRSTSESTVELELNLDGTGASRIDTSVPFFDHMLTAFAKHSLTDLTVRASGDTDIDAHHTVEDVSIVLGQAILEALGDKSGISRYGDALVPLDEALAQAVVDISGRPYLVHTGEPAGFEHHLIGGHFTGSLVRHSFEAITFNAALTVHVRVLGGRDPHHIAEAEYKAFARAFRQAKALDPLVDGIPSTKGAL, encoded by the coding sequence ATGAGCAGCCCCGCACTGACCCCGCGCACCGCCAGCCGTGTGCGCAGCACGTCGGAGTCCACCGTCGAGCTCGAACTGAACCTCGACGGGACCGGTGCGAGCCGTATCGACACTTCGGTGCCGTTCTTCGACCATATGCTCACCGCCTTCGCGAAGCACTCGCTCACCGACCTGACGGTGCGGGCCTCGGGCGACACGGACATCGACGCGCACCACACCGTCGAAGACGTGTCGATCGTGCTCGGACAAGCCATCCTCGAAGCACTCGGCGACAAGTCGGGCATCTCGCGGTACGGCGATGCGCTCGTGCCCCTCGACGAAGCCCTCGCGCAGGCGGTCGTCGACATCTCCGGGCGTCCGTACCTCGTGCACACCGGCGAGCCGGCCGGGTTCGAGCACCACCTGATCGGTGGACACTTCACTGGGTCTCTCGTGCGCCACTCGTTCGAGGCCATCACCTTCAACGCCGCACTCACGGTGCACGTGCGCGTCCTCGGCGGGCGCGACCCGCACCACATCGCCGAGGCCGAGTACAAGGCCTTCGCGCGCGCCTTCCGCCAGGCCAAGGCTCTGGATCCGCTAGTCGACGGCATCCCGTCGACCAAGGGTGCGCTGTGA
- the hisH gene encoding imidazole glycerol phosphate synthase subunit HisH, with translation MSSAPRVAVFDYDSGNVHSAVKALAEAGADAVLTRDRQTALEADGLLVPGVGAFQAVREALRTHGGDEIIDRRLAGGRPVLGICVGMQVLFEHGVERGHDTAGLGEWPGAVTELNAPVLPHMGWNTVEPGADSVLFRGLEKERFYFVHSYAAQAWELDVIPPFPQPVLTWTTYGDPFLAAVENGPLSATQFHPEKSGEAGIQLLRNWIGSL, from the coding sequence GTGAGCAGCGCGCCCCGCGTCGCCGTCTTCGACTACGACTCCGGCAACGTCCACTCCGCGGTGAAGGCACTGGCCGAGGCCGGCGCGGATGCGGTGCTCACCCGAGACCGTCAGACGGCTCTCGAGGCCGACGGACTGCTCGTCCCCGGCGTCGGTGCGTTCCAGGCCGTCCGTGAGGCACTGCGTACCCACGGCGGCGACGAGATCATCGACCGGCGGTTGGCCGGTGGGCGGCCGGTGCTCGGGATCTGCGTCGGCATGCAGGTGCTGTTCGAGCACGGTGTCGAGCGCGGACACGACACCGCGGGGCTCGGCGAATGGCCGGGGGCGGTCACCGAACTGAACGCTCCCGTGCTCCCGCACATGGGGTGGAACACGGTCGAGCCCGGCGCGGACAGCGTCCTGTTCCGCGGACTCGAGAAGGAGCGGTTCTACTTCGTGCATTCCTACGCCGCACAGGCGTGGGAGCTCGATGTGATCCCGCCCTTCCCGCAGCCGGTCCTCACCTGGACGACGTACGGCGATCCGTTCCTCGCCGCCGTCGAGAACGGCCCGCTCTCGGCCACGCAGTTCCACCCGGAGAAGTCGGGCGAGGCGGGCATCCAACTGCTGCGCAATTGGATCGGCAGCCTCTGA
- the priA gene encoding bifunctional 1-(5-phosphoribosyl)-5-((5-phosphoribosylamino)methylideneamino)imidazole-4-carboxamide isomerase/phosphoribosylanthranilate isomerase PriA, giving the protein MNDFAQSPSLTLLPAVDVAGGKAVRLTQGEAGTETSYGDPLDAAGEWAAQGAKWIHLVDLDAAFGRGSNAPILRKVIKQFKGVDIELSGGIRDDATLEAALESGAARINLGTAALENPEWAADVIGRYGEAIAVGLDVRGTTLAARGWTKEGGDLWEVLGRLEDAGCSRYVVTDVTKDGTLRGPNLELLREVTARTPKPVVASGGISNLDDIAALRALVPLGVEGAIVGKALYAGAFTLAEALDVAGD; this is encoded by the coding sequence ATGAACGACTTCGCGCAGTCTCCCTCGCTCACGCTCCTTCCCGCAGTCGATGTCGCCGGTGGCAAGGCCGTCCGGCTGACCCAGGGGGAGGCCGGGACCGAGACCAGCTACGGCGACCCGTTGGACGCGGCGGGTGAGTGGGCGGCGCAGGGCGCCAAGTGGATCCACCTCGTCGACCTCGATGCGGCGTTCGGTCGGGGGAGCAACGCGCCGATCCTGCGCAAGGTCATCAAGCAGTTCAAGGGTGTGGACATCGAGCTGTCCGGCGGCATCCGTGACGATGCGACCCTGGAAGCGGCTCTCGAGAGCGGGGCCGCCAGGATCAACCTGGGCACCGCCGCGCTCGAGAACCCCGAGTGGGCCGCCGACGTGATCGGCCGCTACGGCGAGGCGATCGCGGTCGGCCTCGACGTGCGCGGCACGACGCTCGCCGCCCGCGGATGGACCAAGGAGGGCGGAGACCTCTGGGAGGTCCTCGGTCGTCTCGAAGACGCCGGCTGCAGCCGCTACGTGGTCACGGACGTGACGAAGGACGGCACGCTTCGCGGTCCGAACCTCGAACTGCTGCGCGAGGTCACCGCCCGCACGCCGAAGCCGGTCGTCGCATCCGGAGGCATCTCGAACCTCGATGACATCGCCGCGCTCCGTGCGCTCGTGCCGCTGGGCGTCGAGGGTGCGATCGTCGGCAAGGCACTCTACGCCGGCGCCTTCACACTGGCTGAGGCCCTGGATGTCGCAGGAGACTGA
- a CDS encoding SseB family protein, with product MSQETDAHSCGPESHNHGDSAGVPWEGRSFESNPHAADDGSADPALLAALLRFRAGEGSQVEVVDAFRSARVLIPLIAEKGEEGVAPNGLPVDKTQELSIVTVAAPDGRRVQPVFSSVETMQAWDATARPIPVEALRAALAASAEDTDLIVLDPTSETEFVIRRPAVWAIAQGHPWVPSFLSTEVVSALQESVAHELAVIDVAVAAGDPDARLRGPELVVILELVDGLEREVLDAVLARLAQRWASDDRIAVLADSLTVKLRRSA from the coding sequence ATGTCGCAGGAGACTGACGCGCACTCCTGCGGGCCCGAGTCGCACAACCACGGCGACTCCGCCGGTGTCCCCTGGGAGGGGCGCAGCTTCGAGTCGAACCCGCACGCGGCGGACGACGGCTCCGCGGACCCCGCTCTGCTGGCCGCTCTGCTCCGCTTCCGCGCGGGGGAGGGGAGTCAGGTCGAGGTCGTCGACGCATTCCGTTCCGCGCGCGTGCTGATCCCGCTCATCGCCGAGAAGGGGGAGGAAGGCGTCGCGCCCAACGGCCTGCCGGTCGACAAGACGCAGGAGCTCTCGATCGTCACGGTCGCCGCTCCCGACGGGCGTCGCGTGCAGCCGGTGTTCTCGTCCGTCGAGACGATGCAGGCGTGGGATGCCACGGCGCGACCGATCCCGGTCGAGGCGCTCCGTGCCGCCTTGGCGGCTTCCGCTGAAGACACCGATCTGATCGTGCTCGACCCGACCTCCGAGACCGAGTTCGTCATCCGACGCCCCGCCGTCTGGGCGATCGCTCAGGGGCACCCGTGGGTGCCGAGCTTCCTCTCGACCGAGGTGGTCTCCGCGCTGCAGGAGAGCGTCGCGCACGAGCTGGCGGTGATCGATGTGGCCGTCGCTGCCGGCGACCCCGACGCGCGCCTGCGTGGACCGGAGCTGGTCGTGATCCTCGAACTGGTCGATGGGCTGGAGCGCGAGGTGCTCGATGCTGTTCTCGCCCGCCTCGCCCAGCGCTGGGCGTCCGATGACCGCATCGCCGTGCTCGCCGACTCACTGACCGTGAAGCTCCGCCGCAGCGCCTGA
- a CDS encoding DUF1844 domain-containing protein produces the protein MTNQASDEAAREREERWARQEEAASSATRDIADVPAVEVITTAAVHLMSAAAVKLGLADDPDAAAQLDLDEARKLINALAGLITAGAPEISDMHARSLRDGLRSLQLAFREASSIPDPIGKGPGEKWTGPVN, from the coding sequence GTGACGAACCAGGCATCGGACGAGGCTGCACGCGAGCGCGAAGAGCGCTGGGCACGTCAGGAGGAGGCCGCGTCGTCGGCCACCCGAGACATCGCCGACGTCCCCGCTGTCGAGGTGATCACCACCGCGGCCGTGCACCTCATGAGCGCAGCTGCCGTCAAACTCGGCCTCGCCGACGACCCGGACGCGGCAGCCCAGCTCGACCTCGATGAGGCGCGCAAGCTCATCAACGCCCTCGCCGGACTCATCACCGCCGGCGCCCCCGAGATCAGCGACATGCACGCACGCTCGCTGCGCGACGGTCTCCGCTCGCTTCAGCTCGCCTTCCGCGAGGCCTCCTCCATCCCGGACCCGATCGGCAAGGGACCCGGCGAGAAGTGGACCGGTCCGGTCAACTGA
- the infC gene encoding translation initiation factor IF-3, producing the protein MTSSKEFRISDPRTNERIRVPEVRLVGPAGEQIGVVRIEAALRLAQEADLDLVEVAPNSKPPVVKIMDYGKFKYEAAQKEKEARRNQANTILKEVRFRLKIEAHDYTTKLKRAEGFLKAGDKVKAMILFRGREQSRPEQGVRLLRKFAEDVAEFGTVESNPTIDGRNMVMVVAPLKSKSEAKQEQNAVRDAQRADKKQAARDAKADAPAAAPAE; encoded by the coding sequence ATCACATCGTCTAAGGAGTTCCGCATCAGCGATCCCCGTACCAATGAGCGCATCCGCGTCCCCGAGGTCCGCCTCGTCGGCCCCGCGGGTGAGCAGATCGGCGTCGTCCGCATCGAGGCCGCGCTGCGCCTCGCACAGGAAGCCGATCTCGACCTCGTCGAGGTCGCCCCGAACTCGAAGCCGCCCGTCGTCAAGATCATGGACTACGGCAAGTTCAAGTACGAGGCCGCCCAGAAGGAAAAGGAAGCTCGCCGCAACCAGGCGAACACGATCCTCAAGGAAGTCCGCTTCCGCCTGAAGATCGAGGCTCACGACTACACGACCAAGCTCAAGCGCGCCGAGGGCTTCCTCAAGGCGGGCGACAAGGTCAAGGCCATGATCCTGTTCCGCGGTCGCGAGCAGTCGCGTCCCGAGCAGGGTGTGCGTCTGCTGCGCAAGTTCGCCGAAGACGTGGCCGAGTTCGGCACCGTCGAGTCGAACCCGACCATCGACGGTCGCAACATGGTCATGGTCGTCGCGCCGCTCAAGAGCAAGTCGGAGGCCAAGCAGGAGCAGAACGCCGTCCGCGATGCTCAGCGCGCCGACAAGAAGCAGGCTGCTCGCGACGCGAAGGCCGACGCCCCGGCCGCAGCTCCGGCGGAGTAG
- the rpmI gene encoding 50S ribosomal protein L35, with protein MPKQKTHSGAKKRFKITGSGKLKKQQAGMRHNLEHKSSRRTRRLNQDQVLSKADTKVAKKLLGR; from the coding sequence ATGCCGAAGCAGAAGACCCACTCGGGTGCTAAGAAGCGCTTCAAGATCACCGGTAGCGGAAAGCTGAAGAAGCAGCAGGCCGGGATGCGCCACAACCTCGAGCACAAGTCGAGCCGTCGCACCCGTCGTCTGAACCAGGACCAGGTGCTGTCGAAGGCTGACACCAAGGTCGCGAAGAAGCTTCTCGGCCGCTGA
- the rplT gene encoding 50S ribosomal protein L20: protein MARVKRAVNAHKKRRVILERASGYRGQRSRLYRKAKEQVIHSLVYSYRDRRKRKGDFRRLWIQRINAAARQNGMTYNRFIQGLGLAGVTVDRRMLADLAINDAATFTTLVETAKKALPSDVNAPKSAA, encoded by the coding sequence ATGGCAAGAGTCAAGCGGGCAGTAAACGCCCACAAGAAGCGCCGGGTCATCCTCGAGCGCGCCTCCGGTTACCGCGGTCAGCGTTCGCGCCTCTACCGGAAGGCCAAGGAGCAGGTCATCCACTCCCTGGTCTACTCGTACCGGGACCGTCGCAAGCGCAAGGGCGACTTCCGTCGCCTGTGGATCCAGCGCATCAACGCTGCGGCTCGCCAGAACGGCATGACCTACAACCGCTTCATCCAGGGCCTCGGCCTCGCGGGTGTCACGGTTGACCGTCGTATGCTCGCCGACCTCGCGATCAACGACGCGGCGACGTTCACGACGCTCGTCGAGACGGCGAAGAAGGCTCTGCCCTCCGACGTCAACGCGCCGAAGTCGGCTGCGTAA
- a CDS encoding TrmH family RNA methyltransferase yields the protein MLENPRSPRVRAVAKLTKRSARTETGLFLLEGPQSVREALTYRPEAIVELFATPSGWEKHPDIRGKAADADIDVEYVTEYVLNAMADTVTPQGLVAVVHQTPTSVRDIFEASPRLVAICEEVRDPGNLGTIIRAADAAGADAVVLTGRTVDPYNPKVVRATTGSLFHLPVSVGGDLADVVTRAHAAGLRILAADVKGDDLLVARAEGTLAEPTGWLFGNEARGLEDDALALADRVLKLPIFGRAESLNLATAASVCLYESAFAQRADSAG from the coding sequence GTGCTGGAGAACCCGCGTTCGCCCCGAGTCCGTGCCGTCGCCAAGCTGACCAAGCGCAGCGCGCGCACCGAGACCGGCCTGTTCCTCCTCGAGGGGCCGCAGTCCGTTCGTGAGGCGCTCACCTACCGTCCGGAGGCGATCGTCGAGCTGTTCGCGACACCGAGCGGCTGGGAGAAACACCCGGACATCCGGGGGAAGGCTGCCGACGCCGACATCGACGTCGAGTATGTGACCGAGTACGTGCTCAACGCGATGGCCGACACGGTGACTCCGCAGGGGCTGGTCGCGGTCGTCCACCAGACGCCGACGTCGGTGCGTGACATCTTCGAGGCCTCTCCGCGACTCGTGGCGATCTGCGAAGAGGTCCGCGATCCCGGGAATCTGGGCACGATCATCCGTGCCGCCGACGCCGCGGGTGCCGATGCGGTCGTGCTGACGGGGCGAACCGTCGACCCGTACAACCCGAAGGTCGTACGCGCCACGACCGGTTCGCTGTTCCACCTCCCCGTGTCGGTCGGGGGTGATCTCGCCGACGTGGTCACCCGTGCGCACGCGGCAGGCCTCCGCATCCTTGCGGCAGACGTGAAGGGTGACGACCTGCTCGTAGCCCGAGCGGAGGGCACTCTCGCCGAGCCGACCGGCTGGCTCTTCGGCAACGAGGCCCGTGGTCTCGAAGACGATGCGCTCGCGCTCGCCGATCGGGTGCTGAAGCTGCCGATCTTCGGTCGCGCCGAGTCTCTCAACCTGGCGACCGCCGCCAGCGTGTGTCTCTACGAGAGCGCCTTCGCTCAGCGGGCGGACTCCGCCGGCTGA
- a CDS encoding response regulator transcription factor produces the protein MRILIVEDDDRVAGALEAFLARSGYATVRAADGAAALELLGADTEVVLLDLGLPDVDGIDLCRRIRGRSEVPIVIVTARNQVAERIKGLRAGADDFVVKPYDVHELLARIEAVTRRSRPIRPESDARVLLHGGELQIDLVARQLSVDGVPIDLTRKEFDIIAVLARYPGVAVPKERLIREVWNTDWRGFGHSLEVHVGAIRKKSGARGLIETVRGVGYRLAGS, from the coding sequence ATGAGGATTCTGATCGTCGAAGACGACGACCGGGTCGCCGGCGCGCTCGAAGCGTTCCTCGCCCGCTCCGGCTACGCCACGGTTCGTGCCGCGGACGGCGCGGCAGCGCTGGAACTCCTCGGCGCGGACACCGAGGTCGTCCTCCTCGATCTGGGGCTTCCCGACGTCGACGGCATCGATCTGTGTCGCCGCATCCGCGGGCGGTCGGAGGTGCCGATCGTGATCGTGACGGCGCGCAATCAGGTCGCCGAGCGCATCAAGGGACTGCGTGCGGGCGCGGACGACTTCGTGGTGAAGCCGTATGACGTGCATGAGCTCCTCGCCCGGATCGAGGCCGTGACCCGACGATCGCGTCCGATACGCCCGGAGTCCGACGCGCGGGTCCTGCTGCACGGCGGTGAGCTGCAGATCGATCTCGTGGCACGTCAACTGTCGGTCGACGGGGTGCCGATCGACCTGACGCGCAAGGAGTTCGACATCATCGCCGTGCTGGCGCGGTATCCGGGCGTCGCCGTGCCGAAGGAGCGTCTGATCCGCGAGGTGTGGAACACGGACTGGCGGGGCTTCGGCCACTCGCTCGAAGTGCACGTCGGGGCGATCCGGAAGAAGAGCGGGGCCCGGGGTCTCATCGAGACGGTCCGCGGAGTCGGCTACCGGCTGGCGGGCTCCTGA
- a CDS encoding sensor histidine kinase — MRRRLVIVFLVPLVAILVALGGAAGWSAARSVQQAFYTQQLGDLGYFVTSARQALRSGSAAVIEAEAARFREVYGIEVTVFDLGGSIWAAGDDSPGVLAEEDAERVRLALSGRRAEQPAAVYPWTVADAALAEPVFDDGDVIGAVLVAGDADAPRAAILQQLLLISAIALVLIALGVLLVFRLARWVLSPVGRLDEAMAAIERGEMDARVAEDAGPPELRRMARVFNGMADQIERVMTRQQEFALNASHELRNPLNALLLRVEHLATGLGREWDDDVEETREEGRRMTRILETLLGLARGGRTDSTISAVDLATLAARRLDAWRDVAGQRGISLQTSGESSVMSVTDRTIVESALDAVIDNAVKYSPEGSGIEIGAERSGDVCRVTVRDHGPGLTPEQAAAATDRFWRNADTQDTPGSGLGLAIASDLLETVGGELTVSSAEGGGLLVSLLLHDRTRP; from the coding sequence ATGCGCCGGCGTCTGGTCATCGTCTTCCTCGTGCCCCTCGTGGCGATCCTGGTCGCGCTGGGAGGCGCCGCGGGCTGGAGCGCTGCGCGCAGTGTCCAGCAGGCCTTCTACACGCAGCAGCTCGGTGATCTCGGCTACTTCGTCACGAGCGCCCGGCAGGCCCTCCGCTCCGGCAGCGCCGCGGTGATCGAGGCGGAGGCGGCGAGGTTCCGGGAGGTCTACGGGATCGAGGTCACGGTGTTCGACCTGGGTGGGAGCATCTGGGCGGCGGGCGACGACAGCCCAGGGGTGCTCGCGGAGGAAGACGCGGAACGAGTCAGACTGGCGCTGTCCGGCCGGCGCGCGGAGCAGCCCGCGGCGGTGTACCCGTGGACGGTCGCCGATGCCGCCCTCGCCGAGCCGGTCTTCGACGACGGGGATGTGATCGGGGCGGTGCTGGTCGCCGGTGACGCCGACGCGCCGCGCGCGGCGATCCTGCAACAGCTTCTGCTCATCTCCGCCATCGCGCTGGTGCTGATCGCCCTTGGAGTGCTGCTGGTGTTCCGTCTCGCGCGGTGGGTCCTCTCGCCGGTCGGGCGGCTCGACGAGGCGATGGCGGCGATCGAGCGCGGCGAGATGGATGCGCGTGTCGCGGAGGATGCCGGTCCACCGGAGCTGCGTCGCATGGCCAGGGTGTTCAACGGGATGGCCGACCAGATCGAGCGGGTGATGACCCGGCAGCAGGAGTTCGCGCTCAACGCCTCGCACGAGCTGCGCAACCCCCTCAACGCTCTCCTCCTGCGCGTCGAGCACCTGGCGACCGGACTCGGACGCGAGTGGGACGACGACGTCGAGGAGACGCGGGAGGAAGGACGCCGCATGACGAGGATCCTGGAGACGCTGCTCGGCCTCGCCCGCGGCGGACGCACCGATTCGACCATCTCCGCGGTCGACCTGGCGACGCTGGCAGCCCGTCGTCTCGACGCCTGGCGGGACGTGGCAGGACAGCGGGGGATCTCGTTGCAGACGTCAGGGGAGTCGTCCGTCATGAGCGTCACCGACCGGACGATCGTGGAGAGCGCGTTGGATGCCGTCATCGACAACGCCGTGAAGTACTCGCCGGAAGGCTCCGGGATCGAGATCGGTGCGGAGCGCTCGGGTGACGTCTGCCGGGTCACGGTCCGCGATCACGGGCCCGGGCTGACGCCGGAGCAGGCGGCCGCGGCGACGGACCGGTTCTGGCGGAACGCCGACACTCAGGACACGCCCGGTTCCGGTCTCGGGCTCGCGATCGCAAGCGACCTGCTCGAGACTGTGGGCGGGGAACTGACGGTCTCGTCGGCCGAGGGTGGCGGTCTCCTCGTCTCGCTGCTGCTCCACGACAGGACGAGGCCATGA
- a CDS encoding TAXI family TRAP transporter solute-binding subunit, producing the protein MTAPVLRRLTAGLLSFLLVGALAACSQRANEWTDGEYVIAAGGSTGVYYDYGSHLAEELSGSLDIAMSADETAGSVDNLLRVSSGEAVIGFAQGDAAADAVAGTGAFDDPLPVRALARLYDEYVQIVVRGDSEIDDIGDLAGRTISLGAENSGVTVIAGRVLDAAGVDIATIRNPQLDLSESIDAMGRGEIDGFFWVGGLPTPGVAELADTSSVRLLPIEQEWVNEVNDRYSHAYRPAEVPAGTYGLVASAPTMAVPNYLVTASATPDAVARDILAGLFEARLRLAAEVPTAALLDRRSAIFTAPVPLHPGAIDYYRDFRG; encoded by the coding sequence ATGACCGCGCCGGTGCTGCGGCGACTCACCGCCGGCCTCCTCTCGTTCCTCCTGGTGGGAGCGTTGGCCGCGTGCAGTCAGCGCGCGAACGAATGGACCGACGGGGAGTACGTGATCGCCGCCGGCGGGTCCACCGGCGTCTATTACGACTACGGCAGTCATCTCGCCGAGGAGCTGTCGGGCTCGCTGGACATCGCGATGTCGGCCGACGAGACGGCCGGATCCGTCGACAACCTGTTGCGCGTGAGTTCCGGAGAGGCCGTGATCGGGTTCGCCCAGGGCGACGCGGCCGCGGATGCCGTGGCGGGAACGGGCGCGTTCGATGACCCGCTCCCGGTGCGCGCTCTCGCGCGTCTGTACGACGAGTACGTGCAGATCGTCGTGCGCGGGGACTCGGAGATCGACGACATCGGCGACCTGGCGGGTCGGACGATCTCGCTCGGGGCGGAGAACTCCGGGGTGACGGTGATCGCCGGACGTGTGCTGGACGCGGCCGGCGTCGACATCGCCACGATCCGGAACCCGCAACTCGACCTCAGCGAGTCCATCGACGCGATGGGGCGGGGAGAGATCGACGGCTTCTTCTGGGTCGGCGGATTGCCCACACCCGGCGTGGCGGAACTCGCCGACACCTCCTCCGTCCGGTTGCTCCCGATCGAGCAGGAGTGGGTGAACGAGGTGAACGACCGATACTCGCACGCGTACCGACCCGCGGAAGTGCCGGCGGGGACCTACGGACTCGTCGCCTCCGCGCCGACTATGGCGGTGCCGAACTATCTCGTCACGGCGTCCGCCACCCCGGACGCCGTCGCGAGGGACATCCTCGCCGGACTGTTCGAAGCACGCCTGCGTCTCGCGGCAGAGGTGCCCACGGCCGCGCTGCTGGACCGTCGCTCGGCGATCTTCACCGCCCCGGTCCCGCTGCATCCCGGCGCGATCGACTACTACCGGGACTTCCGCGGCTGA